One segment of Erigeron canadensis isolate Cc75 chromosome 2, C_canadensis_v1, whole genome shotgun sequence DNA contains the following:
- the LOC122587251 gene encoding aminodeoxychorismate synthase, chloroplastic, with amino-acid sequence MNFRLCSNASEIISPSLDGSQSININRSVSTSSTRGSDLVNKDSIHAPSRDTRKVVLSSQYVPGQLEGTRLKGKPLSKPRQKLEFIRTLLIDNYDSYTYNIYQELSLVNGLPPVVIRNDEWTWEEACYYIYEERAFDNIVISPGPGSPACSSDVGICLKLLLECGDIPILGVCLGHQALGYVHGADVIHAFEPVHGRLSEIQHNGSRLFDGIPSGRNSGFKVVRYHSLVIDPKSLPKELIPLAWTCSADKVSSVGNRQSDIESYKSQHDRETSPRSFSEGMPDRRVLMGIMHSTRPHYGLQFHPESIATCHGSRIFKNFRDITEDFWGSKDSSKISERTLQYNACMQIGNGSWQFKHNLKSAYLSILDANHINMYKMVNSSSLSNGIKFLKLRWRKLDSLSCQVGGAKNIFLKLFGDKKAENTFWLDSSSTEKRRARFSFMGGKGGSLWKQITFRVSDPSDVTCTSGGHISVEDGEGLSKFTFLEDGFFNYMNKELQSIHYDEKDYDGLPFEFYGGYIGYLGYGLKVECGVTHNRHKAGSPDACFFFADNLLVVDHSNDDIYILSVHDQTTKPTTWLDDVEQTLITLKAAAFKSSSSQTFVQAKTISVKSGFLSDKTREQYVEDVEKCQKFIKDGESYELCLTTQMRKKIGDIDHLGLYLHLRDKNPAPYAAWLNFSKENLTICCSSPERFLRLDRNGILEAKPIKGTVARGLTPEEDEMLRSQLQNSEKDQAENLMIVDLLRNDLGRVCEPGSVHVPHLMEVESYATVHTMVSTIRGKKLLNLSAIDCIRAAFPGGSMTGAPKLRSMELLDSVESCSRGIYSGCIGFFSYNQTFDLNIVIRTVVVHDGEASIGAGGAIVSLSSPEEEYKEMVLKARAPVNAVVEYEHRSKESLS; translated from the exons ATGAACTTTAGACTATGCTCAAATGCTTCAGAGATCATATCACCTAGTTTAGATGGATCACAAAGCATAAACATAAATAGATCAGTGTCCACATCTTCAACCAGGGGTAGTGACTTGGTCAACAAAGATAGTATCCATGCGCCTAGTCGTGATACTAGAAAGGTGGTGCTTTCAAGTCAATATGTACCAGGTCAGTTGGAAGGAACACGTTTAAAGGGAAAGCCATTGTCAAAGCCAAGACAGAAGTTGGAATTTATCAGGACATTGTTGATTGACAATTACGACAGCTACACCTATAATATATACCAAGAATTGTCTCTTGTGAATGGAT TACCTCCTGTTGTAATACGCAATGATGAATGGACGtgggaggaggcatgctattacATTTATGAAGAGAGAGCGTTTGATAACATTGTTATATCACCAGGTCCAGGATCACCAGCATGCTCGTCTGATGTAG GGATTTGTCTCAAGTTGCTGCTAGAGTGCGGGGACATTCCAATCTTAGGTGTTTGTCTTGGACATCAG GCCTTAGGATACGTGCATGGTGCAGATGTCATCCATGCCTTTGAACCTGTCCATGGACGCCTGAG TGAAATTCAGCATAATGGAAGCAGATTGTTTGATGGTATTCCTTCTGGCAGAAATTCTGGTTTTAAG GTGGTTCGATATCACTCCCTTGTCATAGATCCAAAATCACTTCCGAAGGAACTCATACCTTTAGCATGGACATGCTCTGCTGATAAAGTTTCTTCTGTGGGTAACCGACAGTCTGATATTGAATCTTATAAAAGTCAACATGATCGAGAAACTTCTCCTAGGTCCTTTAGCGAAGGTATGCCAGACAGGAGAGTTCTTATGGGCATCATGCACTCCACTAGACCTCATTATGGCTTGCAG TTTCACCCTGAGAGCATTGCCACCTGTCATGGGAGTCGGATATTCAAAAACTTTAGAGATATTACTGAAGATTTTTGGGGATCGAAAGACTCTTCCAAAATTAGTGAGAGGACGCTACAGTATAATG CGTGCATGCAGATAGGAAATGGAAGTTGGCAGTTTAAACACAACCTCAAAAGTGCTTATTTGTCCATTCTTGATGCAAACCATATCAATATGTACAAGATGGTGAACTCGTCAAGTTTGAGCAATGGTATCAAGTTTTTAAAACTACGCTGGAGAAAACTTGATAGTTTATCTTGTCAAGTTGGCGGagcaaaaaatatatttctcAAATTGTTTGGGGATAAGAAGGCTGAAAACACCTTTTGGTTGGATAGCTCCTCTACAGAAAAG AGAAGAGCAAGAttttcatttatgggtggaaaAGGTGGATCTCTTTGGAAGCAGATAACTTTCAGAGTATCAGACCCAAG TGATGTTACATGTACAAGTGGAGGTCATATTTCAGTTGAAGATGGTGAAGGTTTATCTAAGTTTACTTTTTTGGAAGATGGTTTCTTCAATTATATGAATAAG GAACTTCAATCTATTCATTATGATGAAAAGGATTATGACGGGTTACCTTTTGAGTTTTATGGTGGATACATTGGCTATCTTGG ATATGGCCTAAAAGTTGAATGTGGTGTAACACATAATCGTCACAAGGCAGGATCACCAGATGCATGCTTCTTCTTTGCAGACAATCTTCTTGTAGTAGATCACTCCAATGATGACATTTACATTCTATCAGTACATGATCAAACCACAAAACCAACAACATGGTTGGATGATGTTGAGCAGACTCTCATCACCTTAAAAGCTGCTGCTTTCAAAAGTTCATCTTCTCAAACATTTGTCCAGGCCAAGACCATTTCTGTGAAAAGTGGCTTTCTTTCTGATAAAACCAGGGAGCAGTACGTGGAAGATGTGGAGAAATGTCAAAAGTTTATCAAAGATGGTGAAAGTTACGAGCTGTGCCTCACAACTCAGATGAGAAAGAAAATAGGAGACATAGATCATTTAGGTCTTTACCTTCATCTCAGAGATAAGAATCCTGCTCCATATGCTGCATGGCTTAATTTCTCGAAAGAAAATTTGACTATTTGTTGCTCTTCCCCTGAGAGATTTTTGCGTCTAGATAGAAATGGTATTTTGGAAGCAAAACCTATTAAGGGCACTGTAGCACGTGGCTTAACACCCGAGGAAGATGAGATGCTTAGATCACAACTACAAAACAG CGAAAAGGATCAAGCGGAAAATCTTATGATTGTTGATCTCCTAAGGAACGACCTGGGCCGTGTATGTGAACCTGGGTCTGTCCATGTTCCCCATCTCATGGAAGTTGAATCATATGCAACCGTTCACACCATGGTAAGCACAATCCGAGGAAAAAAGCTGTTGAATCTGAGTGCAATTGATTGCATTAGAGCAGCATTCCCTGGTGGGTCGATGACAGGTGCTCCTAAATTGAGATCAATGGAGCTCCTAGATTCTGTCGAAAGTTGCTCAAGAGGCATCTACTCTGGCTGCATCGGGTTTTTTTCTTACAACCAAACATTCGACCTCAACATTGTTATACGGACCGTCGTAGTCCACGATGGTGAAGCTTCAATAGGTGCAGGTGGAGCCATTGTGTCTCTGTCTAGTCCCGAAGAAGAGTATAAAGAAATGGTTTTAAAAGCAAGAGCACCCGTTAATGCAGTGGTGGAATATGAACATAGATCCAAAGAATCTCTAAGCTGA
- the LOC122587941 gene encoding uncharacterized protein LOC122587941 → MRCYGLISGLKINVQKSLLFGIGITHPEVDLVVNRMGINQGTFLLTYLGFPLGVNMNICRYWQPVIDKFQKRLTKWKSKCLSIGGRLTLVQSVLSRLPLYFFSLFKAPEKIIEQLERLRRRFFWAGKSDGSCISWVAWADILTPKSLGGLGLGSLKVNGKPGGLWKSITKVKDVLSKRGMELQSILSANEFVVADVRLKFDTSTVLNPHHNFLWNNWVPKKVNVRNWRASRDRLPTLTQLYKRGITPCSLLCSWCNSNKETIDHILTACPLALEVWEQISSWCKVQIFAFHVSDLQNIHFSFAGDKNWRKMINAIILATIWSLWKARNDAFYRKFNASPKMIFEEVRSLALLWIVNKANQLKIDWDSWCNKPSVT, encoded by the exons ATGAGATGTTATGGTCTTATTTCTGGACTCAAGATAAACGTCCAAAAATCTTTGTTGTTTGGGATTGGTATTACTCACCCAGAGGTGGATCTCGTTGTCAACCGTATGGGCATAAATCAGGGTACGTTCCTACTCACTTATTTGGGTTTTCCTCTTGGtgtaaatatgaatatatgcaGATATTGGCAACCAGTTATTGATAAATTTCAGAAGCGCCTCACAAAATGGAAATCAAAATGCTTATCCATTGGTGGCAGGCTCACTTTAGTTCAATCAGTTTTATCCAGGCttccattatactttttttccTTGTTCAAAGCACCTGAGAAAATTATTGAGCAATTGGAGCGGTTGAGAAGACGCTTTTTTTGGGCTGGTAAAAGTGATGGAAGCTGCATCAGTTGGGTTGCCTGGGCTGATATTTTGACTCCTAAATCTTTGGGTGGCCTCGGTTTGGGATCTCTAAAAG TTAATGGTAAACCAGGAGGTTTATGGAAATCAATCACAAAAGTCAAAGATGTGCTTTCCAAAAGAGGCATGGAGTTACAATCAATCCTAAGTGCAAACGAATTTGTAGTGGCGGACGTGAGGCTAAAGTTTGACACAAGTACGGTTCTTAATCCACATCATAATTTCCTTTGGAATAATTGGGTTCCTAAAAAGGTGAATGTTAGAAACTGGAGAGCAAGCCGTGATAGGCTGCCTACTCTCACTCAACTCTATAAGAGGGGTATTACACCTTGTTCGTTGTTATGTTCCTGGTGTAATTCAAACAAAGAAACTATTGACCATATTCTCACAGCTTGTCCACTTGCTTTGGAGGTCTGGGAACAAATTAGCTCTTGGTGTAAAGTTCAGATATTTGCTTTTCATGTGAGTGACCTTCAGAATATACACTTCTCATTTGCTGGTGATAAAAATTggaggaaaatgattaatgctATCATTCTTGCAACTATTTGGAGCCTTTGGAAAGCAAGAAATGATGCATTTTATAGGAAGTTTAATGCGTCGCCCAAAATGATCTTTGAAGAGGTCCGGTCCTTGGCACTCTTATGGATCGTGAATAAAGCTAATCAGTTGAAGATTGATTGGGATAGTTGGTGTAATAAGCCGAGTGTTACttaa